A region of Pyxidicoccus parkwaysis DNA encodes the following proteins:
- a CDS encoding serine/threonine-protein kinase: MMTTQACPNCGTQHDIRVYVSGQKFTCRCGIKIEVRRGDSAVGAGLRNTVVPGASGVFDRKSRVGNGAAEAQGTEAQQSVNAPSTKGAVRPSEAITFVPGAELVGVAAPPSMVAARAERPASGFATPVQTSTASRPVVPPSAVPAFGVARPGSNGEHKNGTPAPGLEGPQGAASGVALPSDVAGNEAPVEATVVRSSTAKTGHGTAHSDLGEQDLSTFVAGGKVELPGFELLEMLGRGGMGEVWLARQQSLGRTVAVKLLPPRLAKDPEFVTRFEKEATALAALNHPHIVQIIDRGVAGEHYYFVMEYVEGRSLREAMAAGLAPQQGLKLLLSVARAIECAHDKGIIHRDLKPENILLDSRGHVKVADFGLAGIQGPDSRLQLTATAVAMGTLNYMAPEQRRDAKNVDGRADLFSLGVMLYEVLTGELPLGRFKLPSSKVPGLDPRVDTVVERLLETEPEARYATAGELGTALEAMVSASSAPGLSLGDVEGRVVPAGARAESHLTRQVKAGWRRVRAGLSVVGGLALLGFAVRWFVGPVSLHLGQDDRVVIGTNGVRVAPGAKAWPPNTYGEVFASANLVDAAQPGGTSRFEVGFDKGEEEINVHSGQWRLVDGQLQAIQGGKETDGRRLVPRAYVAHRYFSTNDFRAEVIMNVKALGKQYPEEPDAQHYGELAFRIKDLQVSAFAIPEAGMRLAWRYFTEDGQEVVGNSALDTDNLVEDEMPLPAHGPYLVRLQMQRMKGGILVEAYLNNERFARKLLPGLEDRVGKVALGCRNLECTFDDLKVKGVLESRPKRKVAQGAGGTE; encoded by the coding sequence ATGATGACGACGCAGGCCTGTCCCAACTGCGGGACGCAACACGACATCCGGGTGTACGTCAGCGGGCAGAAGTTCACCTGCCGCTGCGGCATCAAGATCGAGGTGCGTCGCGGCGACTCCGCCGTCGGGGCCGGCCTGCGCAACACGGTGGTGCCGGGCGCCAGCGGCGTCTTCGACCGGAAGTCCCGCGTCGGCAATGGCGCGGCGGAGGCGCAGGGCACGGAGGCGCAGCAGAGCGTGAATGCGCCGTCCACGAAGGGTGCCGTGCGCCCGTCGGAGGCCATCACCTTCGTGCCGGGTGCGGAGCTCGTGGGTGTCGCCGCGCCGCCCTCGATGGTGGCAGCGCGTGCGGAGCGGCCCGCGTCGGGCTTCGCCACGCCGGTGCAGACCTCGACGGCCTCGCGCCCGGTGGTTCCTCCCTCGGCGGTGCCGGCGTTCGGCGTCGCGCGGCCGGGCTCGAATGGCGAGCACAAGAACGGGACACCCGCTCCGGGCCTCGAGGGGCCACAAGGCGCGGCGAGCGGCGTGGCGCTGCCCTCCGACGTCGCGGGCAACGAAGCGCCGGTGGAGGCGACGGTGGTGCGCTCCTCGACAGCGAAGACGGGCCATGGCACCGCGCACTCGGACCTGGGCGAGCAGGACCTGAGCACCTTCGTGGCGGGCGGCAAGGTGGAGCTGCCGGGCTTCGAGTTGCTCGAGATGCTCGGACGGGGCGGCATGGGCGAGGTGTGGCTCGCGCGCCAGCAGTCGCTGGGCCGCACGGTGGCGGTGAAGCTCTTGCCGCCGCGGCTGGCGAAGGACCCTGAGTTCGTCACCCGCTTCGAGAAGGAGGCCACGGCGCTGGCCGCCCTCAACCACCCGCACATCGTTCAAATCATCGACCGGGGCGTGGCGGGCGAGCACTACTACTTCGTCATGGAGTACGTGGAGGGCCGCTCGCTGCGCGAGGCGATGGCGGCGGGCCTGGCTCCGCAGCAGGGGCTGAAGCTGCTGCTCTCGGTGGCGCGCGCGATTGAGTGCGCCCACGACAAGGGCATCATCCACCGCGACCTCAAGCCGGAGAACATCCTGCTGGACTCGCGGGGCCACGTGAAGGTGGCGGACTTCGGGCTGGCGGGCATCCAGGGGCCGGACTCGCGGCTGCAGCTCACCGCGACGGCGGTGGCCATGGGCACGCTGAACTACATGGCCCCGGAGCAGCGCCGCGACGCGAAGAACGTGGACGGGCGCGCGGACCTCTTCTCGCTCGGCGTCATGCTGTACGAGGTGCTCACCGGCGAGCTGCCGCTGGGGCGCTTCAAGCTGCCGTCGTCGAAGGTGCCGGGGTTGGACCCGCGCGTGGACACGGTGGTGGAGCGGCTCCTGGAGACGGAGCCGGAGGCCCGCTACGCGACGGCGGGCGAGCTGGGCACGGCGCTGGAGGCGATGGTGTCCGCCTCGTCCGCGCCGGGGCTGTCCCTGGGAGACGTGGAAGGGCGCGTGGTGCCGGCGGGCGCTCGCGCGGAGAGCCACCTGACGCGGCAGGTGAAGGCGGGCTGGCGGCGCGTGCGCGCGGGCCTGTCGGTGGTGGGTGGGCTGGCGCTCCTGGGCTTCGCGGTGCGCTGGTTCGTGGGGCCGGTGAGCCTGCACCTCGGCCAGGACGACCGCGTCGTCATCGGCACCAATGGCGTGAGGGTGGCGCCGGGCGCGAAGGCCTGGCCGCCGAACACGTACGGCGAGGTCTTCGCCTCGGCGAATCTGGTGGACGCGGCGCAGCCCGGCGGGACGTCTCGCTTCGAGGTGGGCTTCGACAAGGGTGAAGAGGAGATCAACGTCCACAGCGGCCAGTGGAGGCTGGTGGACGGGCAGCTCCAGGCCATCCAGGGCGGGAAGGAGACGGACGGGCGGCGGCTGGTGCCCCGCGCGTACGTGGCGCACCGCTACTTCTCCACCAACGACTTCCGGGCCGAAGTCATCATGAACGTGAAGGCGCTCGGGAAGCAGTACCCCGAGGAGCCCGACGCGCAGCACTACGGCGAGCTGGCCTTCCGCATCAAGGACCTGCAGGTGTCCGCCTTCGCCATTCCGGAAGCGGGCATGCGGCTGGCGTGGCGCTACTTCACCGAGGACGGCCAGGAGGTGGTGGGCAACAGCGCGCTGGACACGGACAACCTCGTCGAGGACGAGATGCCGCTGCCCGCGCACGGGCCCTACCTGGTGCGACTGCAGATGCAGCGCATGAAGGGCGGCATCCTCGTCGAGGCGTACCTCAACAACGAGCGCTTCGCGCGCAAGCTGTTGCCCGGGCTGGAGGACCGCGTGGGCAAGGTGGCGCTCGGGTGCCGCAACCTGGAGTGCACCTTCGACGACTTGAAGGTGAAGGGCGTGCTGGAGTCGCGCCCCAAGCGCAAGGTCGCGCAGGGCGCTGGCGGCACGGAGTAG
- a CDS encoding ELWxxDGT repeat protein: MNWPRSLWLALSLIPAMSFAEDGAGALADSRTCPGPDAPAAALLRNVNTQPDISELTLMAESNGTFFFIAVSEPYGYEPWISDGTPGSAHLLKDINPGPESAFSLEDSDYSSAVVDGDFYFPVNDGVHGVELWTSNGTEAGTHLVKDIRPGPGSSRPSFLFDMGHGALLFRADDGVLGWEPWTSHGTAEDTRLLKDILPGPEGSGGPAFSARIGGRTWFLANDGIHGGEPWVTDGTPAGTRMVRDINPGAADSFAIKFTAVGGRVVFQADDGEHGNELWVSDGTEAGTRLLKDIFPGALGGFPDEFQAAGGRVFFFAADDIHGRELWVTDGTEAGTRLVRDIFPGPEHGGFGSIAALGSTVFFAATDEEHGTELWRSDGTERGTVLVRDMNPGPDSGFRFLPGILATGDRLLFGADDGVHGLELWRSDGTERGTVLLQDLIPGPDGSAPRAFLQSGDHIVFIAWDATYNEEPWTLDRSVLSDLRAPCITCPDTVVADAADAYGASVAFPPARAEDNVTRCPAIRYSQASGSRFPVGTTRVTATATDTAANSASCTFKVKVRARR; the protein is encoded by the coding sequence ATGAACTGGCCCAGGTCGTTGTGGCTCGCGTTGTCACTCATTCCCGCCATGTCCTTCGCGGAGGACGGCGCTGGAGCGCTGGCGGACAGCAGGACCTGTCCGGGGCCGGATGCACCGGCTGCCGCGCTGCTGCGGAACGTCAACACCCAGCCGGACATCTCCGAGCTGACGCTCATGGCCGAGTCGAACGGGACGTTCTTCTTCATCGCCGTCAGCGAGCCGTACGGCTACGAGCCGTGGATCAGCGATGGAACGCCCGGGAGCGCGCACCTGCTGAAGGACATCAATCCGGGCCCCGAGAGTGCGTTCAGCCTCGAGGACTCCGACTACAGCTCGGCCGTGGTGGACGGTGACTTCTACTTCCCCGTCAACGATGGGGTTCACGGCGTCGAGCTGTGGACGAGCAACGGGACGGAGGCGGGCACGCACCTGGTCAAGGACATCCGCCCCGGACCCGGCAGCTCGCGGCCCTCGTTCCTCTTCGACATGGGCCATGGCGCGCTCCTGTTCCGGGCGGACGACGGCGTCCTGGGCTGGGAGCCGTGGACGAGCCATGGCACGGCGGAGGACACCAGGCTGCTGAAGGACATCCTCCCCGGTCCCGAGGGTTCAGGCGGGCCTGCCTTCTCCGCGCGCATCGGAGGCCGCACCTGGTTCCTCGCGAATGACGGCATCCACGGCGGCGAGCCATGGGTGACGGATGGGACGCCGGCGGGCACCCGGATGGTCAGGGACATCAACCCGGGGGCGGCGGACTCGTTCGCCATCAAGTTCACCGCCGTGGGTGGGCGTGTCGTCTTCCAGGCGGACGACGGCGAGCACGGAAACGAGCTCTGGGTGTCCGACGGGACGGAGGCGGGCACGCGGCTGCTGAAGGACATCTTCCCGGGCGCGCTCGGCGGGTTCCCCGATGAATTCCAGGCCGCTGGCGGCCGGGTCTTCTTCTTCGCGGCAGACGACATCCACGGCCGGGAGCTGTGGGTGACGGACGGGACGGAGGCGGGCACCCGGCTCGTGCGCGACATCTTTCCGGGACCGGAGCATGGAGGCTTCGGGAGCATCGCCGCGCTCGGAAGCACGGTGTTCTTCGCCGCCACTGACGAGGAGCATGGCACGGAGCTGTGGCGCAGCGATGGGACGGAGCGGGGCACGGTGCTGGTGCGGGACATGAATCCAGGGCCGGACAGCGGCTTCCGCTTCCTCCCGGGAATCCTGGCCACGGGAGATCGGCTCCTGTTCGGCGCGGACGACGGAGTGCACGGCCTCGAGCTGTGGCGGAGCGACGGCACGGAGCGGGGCACGGTGCTGCTGCAGGACCTCATCCCCGGGCCTGACGGCTCGGCGCCTCGCGCGTTCCTCCAAAGCGGAGACCACATCGTCTTCATCGCGTGGGATGCGACGTACAACGAGGAGCCGTGGACGCTCGACCGCTCGGTGCTCTCGGACTTGCGCGCGCCCTGCATCACCTGCCCGGACACGGTGGTGGCGGACGCGGCGGATGCCTACGGCGCCTCCGTGGCCTTCCCGCCGGCCCGTGCCGAGGACAACGTCACCCGCTGCCCGGCCATTCGCTACAGCCAGGCGTCCGGGAGTCGCTTCCCCGTCGGCACCACGCGCGTGACGGCCACCGCGACGGACACGGCGGCCAACAGCGCGAGCTGCACCTTCAAGGTGAAGGTCCGCGCAAGGCGGTGA
- a CDS encoding Rpn family recombination-promoting nuclease/putative transposase, whose product MSGPHDTFVRHTFDHPENAAAELRAVLPEHVVSQVDWPSLRVESGNVVDSDLRETESDLLFSARLRGGHPLLLYVLLEHQSSVDRWMALRMLRYVVRLLERWRKHHLDGITLPLVIPLVMYHGPDGAWTAPRRVEDLFAFPEAGREQWRTLVPRFEYLLDDLTTEREEALKTRPGPPMARLAWLVLRYGRSKELARRLPEWVVLFAQVQSGPSGENHLAVLMRYLLLMGDQAAHAAAGAVLISVVGEQRAEEMMRSYGEELIEKGRQEGLASGLERGLARGVIRGRAESILRLLTARGLPVDEQTRQRILNCTDVATLDRWFDKALHATTLTDVLDAPEN is encoded by the coding sequence ATGTCCGGACCGCATGACACCTTCGTTCGCCACACGTTTGACCATCCAGAGAACGCCGCCGCGGAGCTGCGCGCCGTGCTGCCCGAGCACGTCGTCTCGCAAGTGGACTGGCCATCTCTGCGCGTGGAGTCCGGCAACGTCGTGGACTCGGATCTCCGGGAGACCGAGAGCGACCTGCTCTTCTCGGCACGCCTGCGCGGCGGCCACCCGCTGCTGTTGTACGTGCTGCTGGAACACCAATCCTCGGTAGACCGGTGGATGGCGCTGCGAATGCTGCGCTACGTGGTCCGCCTGCTGGAGCGCTGGCGCAAGCATCACCTCGACGGGATCACGCTGCCGCTCGTCATTCCGCTCGTCATGTACCACGGGCCTGATGGGGCATGGACCGCACCGCGCCGGGTGGAGGACCTGTTCGCGTTCCCAGAGGCAGGACGGGAACAATGGCGGACGCTGGTACCCCGTTTCGAGTACCTGCTCGATGACCTGACAACCGAGCGAGAAGAGGCGCTGAAGACACGGCCGGGACCGCCCATGGCCCGGCTGGCGTGGCTGGTGCTGCGCTACGGCCGCAGCAAGGAACTGGCGCGAAGGCTGCCGGAGTGGGTGGTGCTCTTCGCACAGGTGCAGTCAGGCCCCTCCGGGGAAAACCACCTGGCGGTACTCATGCGGTACCTGCTGTTGATGGGAGACCAGGCGGCACATGCCGCCGCCGGAGCGGTGTTAATATCCGTGGTGGGTGAGCAGCGCGCGGAGGAGATGATGCGGAGCTACGGCGAGGAACTCATCGAGAAGGGACGCCAGGAAGGCCTGGCGAGCGGGCTGGAGCGTGGGCTCGCACGTGGCGTCATCCGCGGCCGTGCCGAGTCCATCCTGCGGCTCCTCACCGCTCGGGGCTTGCCCGTGGACGAACAAACCCGCCAACGCATCCTCAACTGCACCGACGTTGCCACGCTGGACCGCTGGTTCGACAAGGCCCTCCACGCCACCACGCTCACAGACGTGCTCGACGCACCGGAGAATTGA
- a CDS encoding sigma-54-dependent Fis family transcriptional regulator: MPSGCYGEAAAFVLPPLPPMPQPPSDVTQVLLPFGGLVGREVDLDAFLQTLMDRIATTMQADRGTLWLLDPARRELFSRAAHLPEVSQIRVKLGQGVAGTVAELGQAINVPDPRGERRFFADIDRMTGYRTNSLLAVPLRDVDGALYGVLQVLNRRGGDTFTPDDTERLTAIASQVSTALQSTSLYQELQRAKDQPQAPVGYFFNRIIGESPQLQAIYRLVRKAAPTDATVLLRGESGSGKELFARAVHVNGPRRDQPFIKVDCAALPATLIENELFGHERGAFTGADHRVPGKFEAANGGTVFIDEIGELPLPVQGKLLRVLQDREFERVGGTQAVKVDVRIVAATHRDLARMVAEGRFREDLYYRIKVVEVVLPPLRERGGEDIERLARHFIAAVAKRHRLQPPRLSPAALERLKRYRWPGNVRELENCIESAVVLCEGEILEEHLPLPNLDRAPSPPAPVSAESEAAPAQAAGLLPLAEVERLHILRVLDSVKGNRTAAAKVLEIGRNTLARKLKEYGLGDEA, from the coding sequence ATGCCCTCCGGATGCTATGGTGAGGCTGCGGCCTTCGTCCTTCCGCCCCTGCCCCCCATGCCCCAACCGCCCTCGGACGTCACCCAGGTCCTCCTCCCCTTCGGCGGTCTCGTCGGGAGGGAGGTGGACCTCGACGCCTTCCTGCAGACGCTGATGGACCGCATCGCCACGACGATGCAGGCGGACCGGGGCACGCTGTGGCTGTTGGACCCGGCGCGCCGCGAGCTGTTCAGCCGCGCCGCGCACCTCCCCGAGGTGTCGCAGATTCGAGTGAAGCTGGGCCAGGGCGTCGCCGGCACCGTGGCCGAATTGGGCCAGGCCATCAACGTCCCGGACCCGCGCGGCGAGCGCCGCTTCTTCGCGGACATCGACCGGATGACGGGATACCGCACCAACAGCCTGCTCGCGGTGCCGCTGCGCGACGTGGACGGCGCGCTGTATGGCGTGCTCCAGGTGCTCAACCGCCGGGGCGGTGACACCTTCACGCCGGACGACACGGAGCGGCTCACCGCGATTGCGTCGCAGGTGAGCACCGCGCTGCAGAGCACCAGCCTCTACCAGGAGCTCCAGCGCGCCAAGGACCAGCCGCAGGCTCCCGTCGGCTACTTCTTCAACCGCATCATCGGCGAGTCGCCCCAGCTCCAGGCCATCTACCGGCTCGTGCGCAAGGCCGCGCCCACGGACGCCACGGTGCTGCTGCGCGGAGAGAGCGGCAGCGGCAAGGAGTTGTTCGCGCGCGCCGTGCACGTCAACGGCCCGCGCAGGGACCAGCCCTTCATCAAGGTGGACTGCGCCGCGCTGCCCGCGACGCTCATCGAGAACGAGCTGTTCGGCCACGAGCGCGGCGCCTTCACCGGCGCGGACCACCGCGTGCCCGGCAAGTTCGAGGCGGCCAACGGCGGCACGGTGTTCATCGACGAGATTGGCGAATTGCCGCTGCCCGTGCAGGGCAAGCTCCTGCGCGTCTTGCAGGACCGCGAGTTCGAGCGCGTGGGCGGTACCCAGGCGGTGAAGGTGGACGTGCGCATCGTCGCCGCCACGCACCGGGATTTGGCGCGCATGGTGGCGGAGGGCCGCTTCCGCGAGGACCTCTACTACCGCATCAAGGTGGTGGAGGTGGTGCTGCCTCCGCTGCGCGAGCGCGGCGGCGAGGACATCGAGCGGCTCGCGCGACACTTCATCGCCGCCGTCGCGAAGCGCCACCGGTTGCAGCCTCCCCGTCTCAGCCCCGCCGCGCTGGAGCGACTCAAGCGCTACCGCTGGCCCGGCAACGTGCGCGAGTTGGAGAACTGCATCGAGAGCGCGGTGGTGCTGTGCGAGGGCGAAATCCTCGAGGAGCACCTGCCGCTGCCCAATCTGGACCGCGCGCCGTCTCCGCCCGCGCCTGTCTCCGCGGAGAGCGAGGCGGCTCCGGCGCAGGCGGCGGGACTGCTGCCGCTGGCGGAGGTGGAGCGGCTCCACATCCTGCGTGTGCTGGACTCGGTGAAGGGCAACCGCACCGCGGCGGCGAAGGTGCTGGAGATTGGCCGCAACACGCTGGCGCGGAAGCTCAAGGAGTACGGCCTGGGCGACGAGGCCTGA
- a CDS encoding MBL fold metallo-hydrolase: MEVRFYGVRGSIAVSGSRIGGNTACVEVTSQGHRLILDAGTGIRALGEIMMREGAPQKATMFFSHLHWDHVQGFPFFTPAYLPTSEFVMYGPGANGAQALLSELAAQMQPPHFPVPLSTMRSHMDFRSALHAKPVEVGPFKVTPIDVPHPQGCLAYRVEADGHSFIYATDVEVRMEDLSPEVARLFEGTDVLCLDAQYTPDEYEGRKGMSKKGWGHSTMMDAAGVAKMVGARRLCLFHHDPAHPDDVLEDMAEQARSLFPVCEPAREGQRLVLGRAA, from the coding sequence ATGGAAGTCCGGTTCTACGGGGTTCGGGGGAGCATCGCGGTGTCGGGCTCGCGCATCGGCGGCAACACGGCATGCGTGGAGGTGACGAGCCAGGGCCACAGGCTCATCCTGGACGCGGGCACGGGCATCCGGGCGCTGGGTGAAATCATGATGCGCGAGGGCGCGCCCCAGAAGGCCACCATGTTCTTCTCGCACCTGCACTGGGACCACGTGCAGGGCTTCCCCTTCTTCACGCCCGCGTACCTGCCCACGTCCGAGTTCGTCATGTACGGCCCCGGCGCGAATGGCGCGCAGGCGCTCCTCTCCGAGCTCGCGGCGCAGATGCAGCCGCCGCACTTCCCGGTGCCGCTGTCCACGATGCGCTCGCACATGGACTTCCGCTCGGCGCTGCACGCGAAGCCCGTCGAGGTGGGTCCGTTCAAGGTGACGCCCATCGACGTGCCGCACCCGCAGGGGTGCCTCGCGTACCGGGTGGAGGCGGACGGCCACTCGTTCATCTACGCCACCGACGTGGAGGTGCGCATGGAGGACCTGTCTCCTGAAGTCGCGCGCCTCTTCGAGGGCACGGACGTGCTGTGCCTGGACGCGCAGTACACGCCCGACGAGTACGAGGGCCGCAAGGGCATGTCGAAGAAGGGCTGGGGCCACTCGACGATGATGGACGCGGCGGGCGTGGCGAAGATGGTGGGCGCGCGCCGGCTGTGCCTGTTCCACCACGACCCGGCGCACCCGGACGACGTGCTGGAGGACATGGCCGAGCAGGCCCGCTCGCTCTTCCCCGTGTGCGAGCCCGCGCGTGAAGGCCAGCGACTCGTCCTGGGTCGCGCGGCCTGA
- a CDS encoding M4 family metallopeptidase — protein MNTSRELTDSAEQTAVVSRAMKLVAKADASEKLTARTVIVDDNGSEHVRFDRTLGGLRVLGGDLVVHNHAGRASEVDFAAPSTLRGLPTMPSFDAAAATVLAEAAFVGQRSGPSSAELIIDARAERAPGLAYEVVLEGIKPDQTPSELHVLVDARTGELRGSWDGVHTTAATGSGKSLYLGTVSIGTNSISGGYEMRDVTRGSGFYTVDAGRSNAIFTDADNVWGNGTNSDRASAAVDAHYGQQMTYDYYKNVHGRNGIDGAGRTGYSKVHYGTSYNNAFWTDSCFCMTYGDGDGSTFTPLVALDVAGHEMTHGVTSRTAGLVYSGESGGLNEATSDIFGSLVEYYAANAGDPGDFLIGERIYTPSRSGDALRYMYKPSLDGASKDCWYSGIGSIDVHYSSGVANHFFYLLAQGSAATPASPTCNGTAVTGIGRDAAGKIWYRALTVYFTSSTNYAAARTATLKAATDLYGSTSTQYKAVAAAWSAVSVN, from the coding sequence GTGAACACGTCGCGTGAGCTGACGGACTCTGCTGAGCAGACCGCCGTCGTCTCGCGTGCGATGAAGCTGGTGGCCAAGGCGGACGCCTCCGAGAAGCTGACGGCGCGCACGGTCATCGTGGACGACAACGGCTCCGAGCACGTGCGCTTCGACCGCACGCTCGGGGGCCTGCGCGTCCTGGGCGGTGACCTGGTGGTGCACAACCACGCGGGCCGCGCCTCCGAGGTGGACTTCGCGGCGCCGTCCACGCTGCGCGGGCTCCCCACGATGCCCTCCTTCGATGCCGCGGCGGCGACGGTGCTGGCCGAGGCGGCCTTCGTCGGTCAGCGCAGCGGCCCGTCCAGCGCGGAGCTCATCATCGACGCGCGGGCGGAGCGCGCGCCGGGCCTCGCGTACGAGGTGGTGCTCGAGGGCATCAAGCCGGACCAGACGCCCAGCGAGCTGCACGTGCTGGTGGACGCGCGCACCGGCGAGCTGCGCGGCTCGTGGGATGGCGTGCACACCACCGCGGCCACCGGCTCCGGCAAGAGCCTCTACCTGGGGACGGTGAGCATCGGCACCAACTCCATCAGCGGTGGCTATGAGATGCGCGATGTGACGCGCGGCAGCGGCTTCTATACGGTCGACGCGGGCCGCAGCAACGCCATCTTCACCGACGCCGACAACGTCTGGGGCAACGGCACCAACAGCGACCGTGCGAGCGCCGCGGTGGATGCGCACTACGGCCAGCAGATGACGTACGACTACTACAAGAACGTGCACGGCCGGAACGGCATCGACGGCGCGGGCCGCACCGGCTACAGCAAGGTGCACTACGGCACGAGCTACAACAACGCGTTCTGGACCGACTCCTGCTTCTGCATGACGTATGGCGATGGTGACGGCTCCACCTTCACCCCGCTCGTCGCGCTGGACGTGGCCGGCCACGAGATGACCCACGGCGTGACGAGCCGCACCGCGGGCCTCGTCTACTCCGGTGAGTCCGGCGGCCTCAACGAGGCCACCAGCGACATCTTCGGCTCGCTGGTGGAGTACTACGCCGCCAACGCGGGCGACCCGGGCGACTTCCTCATCGGCGAGCGCATCTACACGCCGAGCCGCTCCGGGGACGCGCTGCGCTACATGTACAAGCCCTCGCTCGACGGCGCGTCGAAGGACTGCTGGTACAGCGGCATCGGCTCCATCGACGTGCACTACTCGAGCGGCGTCGCCAACCACTTCTTCTACCTGCTGGCGCAGGGCTCCGCCGCCACCCCGGCCAGCCCCACCTGCAACGGCACGGCCGTCACCGGCATCGGCCGTGATGCGGCGGGGAAGATCTGGTACCGCGCGCTCACCGTGTACTTCACGTCCAGCACCAACTACGCGGCGGCCCGCACGGCCACGCTGAAGGCGGCGACGGACCTCTACGGCTCCACCAGCACCCAGTACAAGGCCGTGGCCGCTGCCTGGTCCGCGGTCAGCGTGAACTGA
- a CDS encoding alpha/beta fold hydrolase gives MTTWTSGVSETNGINLHYLRTGGAKPPVVLLHGLIGSGACWTPVARVLEGEFDVVMPDARGHGGSSAPQHGYRYDDHASDVVGLIRGLGLSRPVLLGHSMGGMTAAVVASRGAAGLRGLILVDPTFLSPERQREVHDSDVAEQHRRALGLHKSDLVAQARARQPHRSLELIELLAEARLKTRMEAFDVLTPPNPAYRDVVRAIDVPTLLVIGDSSPVVTLEMATELQSLNPRVRIEQVQDAGHGLPYDQPERLGEVVTSFLRELA, from the coding sequence ATGACGACCTGGACGAGTGGAGTCAGCGAAACCAACGGCATCAACCTCCACTATCTCCGAACCGGAGGCGCCAAACCTCCCGTCGTTCTGCTCCATGGATTGATTGGGAGCGGCGCCTGCTGGACTCCCGTGGCGCGCGTGCTCGAAGGTGAATTCGACGTCGTCATGCCCGACGCCAGAGGTCATGGCGGTTCGAGCGCGCCGCAACACGGCTACCGGTACGACGACCACGCGAGCGACGTCGTGGGACTCATCCGCGGCCTGGGGCTCTCTCGTCCGGTTCTGCTCGGCCACTCGATGGGCGGCATGACTGCCGCGGTAGTGGCGAGTCGAGGAGCGGCCGGCCTCCGCGGCCTCATCCTGGTCGACCCGACGTTCTTGAGCCCCGAGCGCCAACGCGAGGTGCACGACAGCGACGTCGCCGAGCAACACCGCCGGGCCCTCGGCTTGCACAAGTCCGACCTCGTTGCACAGGCCCGAGCCCGACAGCCGCATCGCTCGCTCGAGCTCATCGAGCTTCTTGCCGAGGCGAGACTGAAGACCCGCATGGAGGCCTTCGACGTGCTCACGCCGCCCAACCCCGCGTATCGCGACGTGGTGCGCGCGATTGACGTCCCGACCCTGCTCGTCATTGGGGACAGCAGCCCCGTCGTCACGCTCGAGATGGCAACGGAGCTGCAAAGCCTCAACCCACGCGTGCGCATCGAGCAGGTCCAGGACGCTGGCCACGGCCTTCCGTATGACCAACCCGAGCGCCTGGGAGAGGTGGTCACGTCATTCCTGCGTGAGCTGGCCTGA
- a CDS encoding serine protease, with amino-acid sequence MFPSWALRRCSIAGGMLLLTACGPSALDEPSPPKSLASAGQDIVNGTNATIQDNPWQVSLQDSSGAHQCGGSVINASWILTAQHCVFTPLTRVAAGSATLSGMSTSGQLRSVAQVVVYPGFTDATAGRDIALLRLSTPLDLSGPSVKAIGLVTSDDAASGVTAPGVAARVTGWGALYKLGPSPDTLQTADVSILSSAVAQQAYPDITLTADQLSTTTPNRGPCQGDSGGPLTVLKNGTRVLAGVVSWGRSCGSPQYPGQYARVSTYASWITQKTNTAPLYSYTLYNPYFSGTYMYLNPNNDSVSLFLNKDSTFTVCAREGSVSGGPFTQGTRCG; translated from the coding sequence ATGTTCCCGAGCTGGGCCCTGCGTCGCTGTAGCATCGCCGGCGGGATGTTGCTCCTCACCGCGTGTGGTCCGAGCGCGCTCGATGAGCCTTCTCCGCCGAAGTCGCTCGCGTCCGCCGGGCAGGACATCGTCAACGGCACCAACGCGACCATCCAGGACAATCCCTGGCAGGTGTCGCTCCAGGACAGCTCGGGCGCCCACCAATGCGGTGGCTCGGTCATCAACGCGAGCTGGATCCTGACCGCGCAGCACTGTGTCTTCACTCCGCTAACACGTGTGGCGGCGGGAAGCGCCACGCTCAGCGGCATGAGCACCTCCGGGCAGCTCCGCTCGGTCGCCCAGGTGGTCGTCTATCCGGGCTTCACCGATGCCACGGCCGGCAGGGACATCGCGCTGCTACGCCTGTCGACGCCACTGGACCTGAGTGGCCCGAGCGTGAAGGCCATCGGGCTCGTGACCTCGGACGACGCGGCCTCGGGCGTCACGGCCCCTGGCGTCGCCGCGCGCGTCACCGGCTGGGGGGCGCTCTACAAGCTCGGCCCGAGTCCGGACACGCTGCAGACCGCGGACGTGAGCATCCTGAGCAGCGCGGTGGCGCAGCAGGCCTACCCGGACATCACACTCACCGCGGATCAGCTTTCGACGACCACGCCCAACAGGGGCCCCTGCCAGGGAGACAGCGGCGGTCCCCTCACCGTGCTGAAGAATGGCACGCGCGTCCTGGCCGGCGTCGTCAGTTGGGGAAGGAGCTGCGGCAGCCCTCAGTACCCTGGCCAATACGCACGCGTATCGACCTACGCGAGCTGGATCACCCAGAAGACCAACACCGCGCCGCTCTACTCGTACACCCTCTACAACCCCTACTTCAGCGGCACGTACATGTACCTGAATCCGAACAATGACTCCGTGTCGCTGTTCCTCAACAAGGACTCGACCTTCACCGTCTGCGCGCGCGAAGGCTCCGTCTCCGGAGGCCCCTTCACCCAGGGCACTCGCTGCGGATAG